Below is a window of Rhodamnia argentea isolate NSW1041297 chromosome 11, ASM2092103v1, whole genome shotgun sequence DNA.
AAGGTTATCACCATTTGAGAAGAATTTCTCATCATAAGGAATGTCAATGCATTTTTGGGGATAGTGTTGTAGTTTTCTACAAGAATAGCAGTATATGGGAAGCCTTTCATAATGAAAATCAAACCAATGTCTCCTGCCTTTGAAGCTATAAATCATCCCAGACTCAAGAGGGGATGGCAGCTTTAAATTAACCTTAGCTTTGCCGATAGATAGGGTCGCATAGCCTTTAGCTTCAATTTTCACAGCTAAAAATTTTACCCACGTTTTCAGCTATACTCCTAATtacttcttccttctttccttccACAGGTAACCCATGAATATGCATCCAAAAGGTGCAGGTGTCAAATTTAACGTATTGAGGTAGAGTGCTCGGTTCCCAAGATTTCAGTACTAAGACATGGCGAGAGAAAGACCATGGTCCTAAATCCAGAACTCTGATTTTTCCTCTATTGTTGGGGATGTAAATTGAAATAGCCCAGATTGTATCTATTCACATCTCACACTGTCACACTTCCAAGCTTTCCTCATTGTTGACTGGAATGCTTGGAAATTAACTTCTGGGCTGCAGTGTAATTTCCCAAAGGCAATGTGTTCGCCTTCTTTCAGACTGTCTTAGTGATGATGTTATCAACAATAGCAGTTTTACTTCTAGGCCAAAGGTGTTTTAGTCTTCTACTCGGGGCTTCCATACGCTTATCCTGCTCACTAACTCCCTTCATCTCTAAACTCACATTAGCACAGAGTAGAAATAGATAAAACTTACACCGTGAGCAAGACGTAGGATTGAAATCGACAACTGGCTGAGGATACAAGCCCTATTGTAGTCCCATCTTGCTCGCATAGAAGAAATTAGGGGTCCCCCTAGTTGGTAGTGACGGAATGGTAGGTATGTGGGTTATTTGTAGAATCAGCCCCTATAGGGTTTCGCTACACAGGAAAGGCGAAATGGGAATGGGAGAGATGGAATGTGGTTCAGGGGTGTTTAGGGCTCGTCGAAGGGAAGGATTGGGTGTCCATGGAAAagctagggttagggtttgggAAAAGGGAAAGCGCTACCCAGAGCGGTAGGGAGAGACTCTGCAAAACGAGAGAGAAagtgtaagttttaggactaatgGAGCATATTATCAAGAAAGTCATAAGcctattgtatttgtacaaatttagtcctaaattttttaatttgatcaatttaatcctgcACATTTTGaggatttgtcaattcaatcctaagcctttcaattgtgtcaatttagtgatgaattttttaacgatttgccaatgtaatccttcaagccaattttggctagtaATCGCTGACATGACACAATTTTTAAGttcttttaaacattttttgtattattttttattctttcatttttctctaatCATGGCTTGGTCCAaccaatataaaaagaaaagaaaagacaatagaaaatcaaaaaaattcaaaagtttaacaaaattgtccacattagtaCCTGTCGTTTTACGTAGAATTGCTGATGTTGACTAGAACTCCACATCGGTGATGTTCGGTCAAAATTAGTAGGAagggctgaattgacaaatcattgAAAAGATTTGTGACTAAGTTGAGATATCAtcaaatagatttaggactttactatcatcaaaagttttagaattaaattggcacaatttaaaGGATTAACacttaattggcaaatcattaaaagatttagaattaaattggtcaagttgaaaagtttaaaactgaattgataaaagtgtaatagattttatggcttttttggtaattatcccaaactaatgaaatatttcatttgtttcacgatTGTTATCAGGGGCTTTTATAAAACATCGTCTTTCCTTTACCTTACTATAAAGTCGTGAAAATTCCcaccttcctttttcttttcctaggtGAAACGACGATTTCCAGCTTCAATGTTCACTTAATTTGCGGGTTTGAttagaaaaatctgaaattggGCCAGTAGCCCACTCAAGAAAACAGGTTGTAAATTCCAGGCTGAGCCTAAGAGATAGCTAAATAACTTTTTCCCCGGATTACAGCCATAGATAAAGTTAACAATCACTCTGCTTTCAGCATCATAACGTTAAACATCCAACTAAGAGAGATCTCACTAACACATTAAATGTGACGCACTTTAAACATCCAACCAAGGAATATCGCAGGATAACAATTGGTCATAAGGACACGATATACATACGATTCTCTAACATCATATAGTATGTACATATTTATGATTCTCATGAAGACTCAAATCGTAATCAGCAAATCGTACTAAAATAGAACATGTAAGCGTTCAACGTAGTCATGGCCACAGGCCGGGTTGAAACCAAAACCGACTCGGACCCAGCTCGGGTCAAACTCGAAATTGGCCCGTGGCATAAGGGCCCGATTAAGGTTTCTTCAAACCTTGAATAGAGCCCAGACCGGTGCCTCCATGCTGGTTCCGAACCGTGAAAAAATGgggataaaaaattaaaaaaaaaaaaagaaaaaaagaaagagctgTTGCCAAtagctctttctttttggtgaCCGTTGGTCACCACTCGCCacataattttctctttttttttctttttactttactaatttttaacctataaataccccttctcatctctctctttttttttttcacacaaattctctcttcatctcaattctctcaaattctctctaaCTCTCAATTATTCACAACatccaatttattattttcttttcttcaattattCAATCAcaccatttttttcatttcttatttaatatatcaattattctcattctctcttttaatttttcttcatcCATCATTTTCACACCATCTCAtccaatttttcttattctctaattctttattttctttatttattatctCCTTTAATAATTCctcatttcaaattcttttttcttaccctatattttttgcattataccatatatttttttatgtaaaaaaaaatagcaagtggAAGTAGAACTAGTGGCAAAGACAGGAACAAGGTGGCGGAATCCGATTATTCTCCTAGTACTCGTGATTATGAAGATTGAGGACTCAAAATGACACTATTAGAACAATGTGAacaaaatggctacattattataggaaaattcttattatttatttagttgcttttgtttttggttcACGTTGTAAATTAGATGGTTAATGTGATTATTTGAAtacgtattatgaatgtttacatttaatTGATGCGGTAAATATTAGAACTATCCAAACAAGGGTTAAAAACGTAATGatagaattatataatgaattttgtagtacatATAATATAGGTAATAGtgaatcttctcaacctagtgacATACAAAGTGGGAACATAGGTAAAATTAGTAGAAGGTACCAACTTTTGTtgcatagggaaaaaaaaaaaagagcaatagGAAGTAATTCTAAAATAGAGAGCTATCTAACcgtttcttttgattttgatgaatttgaaaGTAGCACAGATTTCACAATATTGGATTGGATGAAGAGGCATTACACCCAATACCCAATTCTTGCTCtaattgcaaaataaattttagcAACCCCTTTTTTCGACCGTTGCGGTAGAACAAACATTTAGCCCTGGAGGCAATATTTTGGACAAACAACGTTCAAGATTAGCTTCCGATTCGGTGGAAGCTCAATCTTGTGTTGATAATTGAACAAAGGCTCAATATAGACAACAAGAGATAAATTGCAATAATAAAGTCGAATTCTTTGATGACGGAGATACCACCGGTATAGGAACCGGAACGGATAGCGACGATTGAGGATAATATAAGTATGAGGTTATCAAAAGGTAAGAGAATTACatgagttttgatttttctaacccCAAGAAGAAATATAgccacttaatgataattcattaagttcaagccccctccctttttccccccaaatttgattataatttgtatttgataatctTTTCCCTAATTACAACTTGTAAATtgcaatttgtatttgataattttttttccaacaatttgtattctcattacaatttgtatttgataattcattatttcagtatttgataattcattattttcttttatttcataattcattatttgattacaattttattacaaatttattacaatttaatttttaaactcAAAAATTGTAACCAAAATAGAAACCGAAATTGGAGGTTTCATTTTCAGTTTTGAATCGGAACGGGGCCCGAAACCGGCTCGTAACCATCGGTTCAAAATCGGAACCAAAGCTGCCACTTAAGGGCTCGGTTTCGGTTCCCCCTaaattggaaccggaaccggcggtcccCGGCCCACAGCTATGACTAGTTCATCGAGTTCCTTCCACAATGGATCTAGCAATGGTACACATCGGCAAAAGCCAATGGTGGAGGCCTTGAACAGACAATGACTCTAAGGCATcctttgtttcgcgaaaaacgaacggtttgaaaattattttcccaaaaatgctCGATTGtgtcatttgaaataattattcaataaaaaatattttcactattaATAATAGTTTACATATAAATATTTTCGCAAATGATGAGAATATCgtttgtttcttcattttcataagCGATGTAAGTGGCATTTTTATACTTAACTGAGATTTTTTCACGATAGATTTGCTTAAACCACAtgtaatcatttttcttaagataaaaaaagaaaaaaacaacttttacACTAAATTGTTTATGATGTGCGTGTTCCCAAGTGCAAAGGGGGCACAACAGTTGAGAGTCGAGCGGGACCTCGAAATTGAGGGCGGCAAAGACGCCTGATGGGGGACCGGGGGATTTTTAATGCTGTTGTCGGAGAACGACATAAAATCACATCACATGACATCACATGGGATGGTGGTGGAGTCAGAAAGTCAAAACACCGTCACGTGCGATGATCCTGTACAAACTTCTATTTACTGCATTTGCACTTAATACCACCTCCAGCATCCCTTCTCGAAACTAATGCGCGTACTTACGAAACAAGACCACCCCCAACCCAACCCCTTGTTCACACCATTGCGCGCAAGGTGCCGCAAAAATCGTtcgaaatttcatgcatttcagATTCGGGTCATTaatgatttcataaaatcttATATGATATCAGAATATATGAAAAGTTATTACTCCAATTAAATATAATAATCCTTAATATTAGATAAAAGACCGAACTAAGCATGAAGAAGAgaattagaataattaaaatattataccACATttctaattacaaaattaaaattttagaacagttgacagtggtttcataaaatttcacacggataataaaaatataatcgTTTTTTTCTATTCGGAGAGTTTCTATTTCACTAATTGAACCAAACCGAATTGAAACAAGTCAATCCACTCAGCTGAAACAAAGAGATAAAATGAATTGAGTGCTTTATCGATACGGTGAGTTGAGTTGAGTGggacgaaaaaagaaagaaagagaaaactgaaaaattaaACTGAATTGGGTTTTCAGTAAGGTTTATATTCCATTCGGATTGCGGTTCGGTCCGAGGCTAGATGCACACCCAAGTGATTCGATCAATtagaattttatgaaaaatcgaatcgaaccgTGGACTCCCTTTTTGCATGCATGAACTTATAATATTCATCATCATGAATCCTCATATTTACGGCGTCTATCTATGGAAAACAAAATATGAAGCTTCTACGGAAAATGCCAAAATACCTCTTACTAGCCAAGCTGACTGTGATTACATATAACCTTCCAAGATGGTGTTATGGAGTATTTAGGCACCTGCtaacaaaatcccaaaaaaaaagttcctcttttattgaaaaatatgacAGTTCTGATACTTATCGAGTTATTTCGATAAGAGATTCGCACACTATCATTCcgtattttacataaaatatCCATTAATCGAAAAATCGTGGGGTCGGAAATAATGACTGTCGGATAACAgcttatcttttattttataaattctGCTGTATGGattatttattttcccaaaCAGCGCCCTATAAATTGCACATCCTTGCAAAACTCAACCTCCCCAGCAAACCCAAGAGGCAAAAATGACCCACTCGTTTCTTCTTCTAGCTTTCCTCCTCCTAGCCACACTCCACATCTCAGCCCAACCCCCACCAACAGCACCGCCTCCATCGCCACCGTCGCCAGCGGCCCAGCTCCCTGCCACTGCCGAGGAGTTCCTGGACGCCCACAACCAGGCGAGGGCCGAGGTGGGCGTGGCCCCGCTCCGGTGGAGCCCCTACCTAGCCGCCGCCGCGAGCCGCCAGGCCCTTTACCAGCGGGACCGGATGTCGTGCAACTTTGCCAACCTTACGGCCTCCAAGTACGGTGGGAACCAGTTGTGGGCCGGCGGGGCGGGGATGGCGACGGCACCACGAGCGGCGGTTGGGGTGTGGGTGAGGGAGAAGGCCTACTACGACCACGTGAGCAACACGTGCGCGGCGGGGCACCGGTGTGGGGTGTACACGCAGGTGGTGTGGAGGAACAGCTCGGAGGTGGGGTGCGTGCAGGCGAGGTGCCCCAAGGAGGCGGCGAGCTTGACTATCTGCTTCTACAACCCTCCGGGGAACGTCGTCGGAGAGAGACCTTATTTAGTAGAAGATTGAAATGAGTTTGTGTGTTCTTTTGTTAGTCTTGAAGATAGCCAGAGATGGGTGAAAGGTAGAGGTCATTTTCGCAGTTGAAAAAGCTGTAGGAAGCACCGGTTGATCTTACCCGTTTTAGGGTTTCTTGCTTTACATTTTCAAGATTATATATATTGTCCATTTCCTTAGTTTCAATTAATACTTTTATTAGTTGTAGACTTGTTAGTGACCCTTGTGGACCCTCATCTCAATTTGGGCAAGGATTGGGATTTTCAGTGTTGCCCCAACGGCTCGACAGTCAAATTCTTGAAAGTAGGGTTTAATCTTGCTTTGAGGGAAATGAAATGGAGTAATTAAGCAATGACTTTTTAGGAAACTACTGTATTATTATATTAATGGGAAATGCTTTTCCACTACTATCAATCACAGTACAATTTCAACCGTAGGTTCATACACCATCATCGCATGTTttacataaagtactcattaattgggagatcgtgCAGTCAAAAATAACTTACAGCACTATCAAACTGTCAGGCTAACAACTTCTTATATTAATACTATCTTTCATATGCCCCATAACACATGCACATATTATGACTGTTCAAGCTTTTTACTAAAATGTACTTCTGGATGTTTTCGCTGGCCAGAAAATACGTTGAAAACTTTTCAACATTAAAATTCAAGCAAACAGAAATTTCCGCGATGAATAATACAAGCATGAAATATAGATAGTCTATATTAAACAAATATGAAAGATAGTCCAATTCAAAGATTACGATAGGTCAGTTGATCGTGAAGCCAATGATCCTCCCACAAACTCAAGCCAGTTCGGCTCTATACCTCAACAAGTTATACAGTCCTCGCACTTGATTTACCATCAAATTTGAGTAGAAGAGGTTTCTCGCATTTAGATGTATAATATGTTTTCTAGCCAGCAACACCCGAGAGGTCTTACTGATACGGAGATCGAGTCAAACTAGTCGCTAGACATACTTTGAACGGCTAAATTTTTGTCGAGCAAAAGCCACCAAAATTCCAAACTATGCtcaatgtgacatatttattttaattatttttttgtgatacaaaaaatcttaaatttatatctatgtgacacattttcCCTCCACTAATGAGGACCGTTAAAAATCCGCTAAATGGACACTGGAAAGCAAATGTTCTTGACATGATGCCCACACaacttaagtgaaataaaaacgacgttgttttgagTGAAAAATCTGTTGGGAACCATGATGGCACGAAACGGTTCCGCACAATGTACGGGCAAAACTTAAAACATAATAAATGCAGCGGAAACAAACAAATCCCATACACATACCTCCAAAGGCATCATCTCGTGCGTTTcaattaaaaatcaaacttaAACAAAGGGTGTATTCGAAATACCTCTTAAAGCGTGCTCGAAGTTACTTGGTTCGAACGTTCTTCAAGTCTCACAAGTATCGGACCTCTAGCTCAAATACGCCGCCATTCGTACAACGAATTGAAAGAAGAAACTTGCGGATGATCACTACCTTTGATTGTACTAGCAATTTTGTGAATACGACTCTCCGTACTCTTGAAGATTCgatcacaagagcaagaacaaagaaaacaactttttgttttacGTCTTGACGGTGCAGCGATAGCAGAAGATATGGACAATGGTAGAGTAAGGATAAGGATTTTGATCATCGGATGCGGAAATGAACCGACATCGGAGGTTTATATAGGGGAAACAGATGAAGACCggtcatcttcgacgagtcagTGCCCGAAGCCCCAGGCGGCAACACATGTCCCGACATGTCAACACGTATCCGACACATGAAAATGTGTCCGACACACAAAGACGTGTCTGACACGTGTCACATGTCCATGACACATTTCGACCTTCCTCCATATGTCTTATGTACGCCACGTGTCCCTCTAGCTTGCTACGTGCTGACATGTGGCCTCTTGCTTGTCAAGTATCTCTATTGTCCTCatcattgacaaaaaataagaattaaattaaatctcaattaatttaatttcagtCCGGCTAATTTAATAGTCGTGATCGCAAACAAatttgcaatatcatctttcACATTCAACATTGTCATGTATTGGTTATGGTATGTGACATTCCTAGGTTTATCATTGAGTTGGCAGTAAGATATGCACTAACGCATTAGTATTTTCAAGAGAGCTGATTGTCCCAATCGGTCTCTAGGTCCTACAAACCATGAGTGACATTTCGTAATATGTTATGGCTACCGAGACAATGTGAATGCAACAAGAACATTATGAACCTGTTAGCTTTGGCtatagtgtaattcaatccctatGTCTTACCatgtcccgatcgaacaaaggccatggaatatttgtcaagccactaatgcgatcatatgcacaaacctaattgacatgcattaatacgagacatgaacctttcattctcgattacaaTCCCAGCCGATGATTTCAATACAATGTAATGATTAGATCGCATATGACATTAACCTTACATTTGATAAGGAAACAGATTCCACGATTGCACACAATTGTAACTTGGTATGTAAACGAGCTCtaaccatcaagtacagagtcGAATCAATGAATCGCCAATATgcgcacttgtgaaccatagccatccaacacataagtcaacactatgcctcaagtctaaggattatttacacaagaccaaagtaTGAGTGATTAGATATTAACCACACTcgaagcttccatgtcgctaattgTTCAATGTGTGTCATATTCGGTGAATTTGTTCGGAACAAGCACTTGTGTTCTAGCTCGGATATCagaatacccaatgacttgtaactcgtcattcccttaagtatccaatacttaatggcGAAGCTACaaacacaccgatctcaacaggatTATTGATATACACTCAAATATTCATCGATTAgtaacagtttaaagattcaatctAACAGTAAACCTAACACCTTAAGAATATGTTCGGTCACAACTAATCTTATGGAA
It encodes the following:
- the LOC115756296 gene encoding STS14 protein, whose product is MTHSFLLLAFLLLATLHISAQPPPTAPPPSPPSPAAQLPATAEEFLDAHNQARAEVGVAPLRWSPYLAAAASRQALYQRDRMSCNFANLTASKYGGNQLWAGGAGMATAPRAAVGVWVREKAYYDHVSNTCAAGHRCGVYTQVVWRNSSEVGCVQARCPKEAASLTICFYNPPGNVVGERPYLVED